The following proteins are encoded in a genomic region of Brachypodium distachyon strain Bd21 chromosome 1, Brachypodium_distachyon_v3.0, whole genome shotgun sequence:
- the LOC100837913 gene encoding tropinone reductase homolog At5g06060, whose protein sequence is MAAAETSGKAGAPGRWSLHGKTALVTGGTRGIGRAVVEELAALGAAVHTCSRKESELGERLKEWEAKGFRVTTSVCDLSVRDQRDRLAGEVAERFGGKLDILVNNVGTNIRKPTTEYSSEDYSFVMATNLESGYHLCQLAHPLLKASGSGSIVFVSSVCGVVAVFSGTIYAMTKGAINQLTKNLACEWAKDGIRANSVAPWYITTSLTEGLLANKEFEASVVNCTPLRRVGEPGEVSSLVAFLCMPGSTYITGQTISVDGGMTVKGLYPS, encoded by the exons ATGGCTGCGGCGGAGACCTCGGGCAAGGCGGGGGCGCCGGGGAGGTGGTCTCTTCACGGCAAGACCGCCCTCGTCACCGGCGGCACCCGCGGGATAGG GCGTGCGGTGGTGGAGGAACTTGCGGCGCTAGGGGCGGCCGTGCACACCTGCTCCCGGAAGGAGTCGGAGCTGGGCGAGCGCCTGAAGGAGTGGGAGGCCAAGGGCTTCCGGGTCACCACCTCTGTCTGCGACCTTTCCGTACGGGACCAGCGTGACCGCCTGGCCGGCGAGGTCGCCGAACGTTTCGGCGGCAAGCTCGACATCCTC GTAAACAATGTGGGGACAAACATAAGAAAACCTACTACTGAATATTCTTCAGAAGATTACTCATTTGTCATGGCCACTAATCTTGAATCCGGGTATCATTTGTGCCAACTTGCACATCCTCTTCTAAAAGCATCTGGTTCGGGCAGCATTGTTTTTGTATCATCTGTTTGTGGAGTAGTAGCCGTATTTAGCGGCACTATATATGCTATGACTAAAG GTGCCATCAACCAATTAACCAAGAACCTAGCATGTGAATGGGCAAAAGATGGCATAAGAGCCAACTCTGTTGCTCCATGGTACATAACAACTTCACTTACGGAAGGA CTTTTGGCGAATAAGGAGTTTGAGGCCAGTGTTGTGAATTGTACTCCACTTAGGCGTGTCGGAGAACCAGGAGAAGTATCATCGCTGGTTGCTTTCCTCTGCATGCCTGGTTCCACTTACATAACCGGCCAGACGATCTCTGTGGATGGAGGTATGACTGTCAAAGGGCTCTATCCAAGTTAA